From Sphingobacteriales bacterium:
CCAATAATAAATGGGCCTAACCGCGCCATACCGCCTAAACTAACATCGCCAAACTCGTTAATAGTTAAAGGCAAGGCGTAGTTGGTGCTAAAACTGTTAAAACCAACAGTAAGCGTATAACTTGACGGTGCAGAAACGTGTATATCGGCATTTGGATTTGTATTTTTAAGGTATTGGTAAGCCAATAAACTAACATAAAAATTATGATACCCCCCACCTTCATAAACGCCGTTTTTCCATAAAAAAGCGGTAAAATTAAAACTAAGCGCCGTAGGCATTTGAGCTATTACCTCGCTCACCGAAGGTGTATTGGTTGTATTTTTTTCAAGTGATTCGTCAAATTCGGCTACCGAGCCGTAATTATTACCTACATTAAAACTATTATCAACTTTTACCTGCCCGCTTGGTGCTAATTTTTTATATTTAATTGAGCCAATGTCCATAACAGATATACCAAATACAACATTATTATAAAACGAATATTTAATGCCCAAATCTAAACCAAAACCACTTCCCTGAAATTTGAATTTGCCCATTTTCATAGTAGGTGTATGGGCATATAAGGCAGTTGCATCTGTTATGGTTACATTATTGGTATCGGCGTTGGTGGTGCTATAATCTAATGAGCTTATATCGGCGGCAAGTGCTGCCAAACCGCCCAAATATTTTACCCGTGCGGCGTATTTAATTCGGTGGCCACCATTAAAATAGCTCAAACGCCCATAAGTACCGCCAAACTCTGTCCAGCTTGCAAAATTGACTTTCAGGTCGGTAGCATTGCCGGTGGTTGGTTGTTTTGCCAGTGTGTCGGCGGCGTTAAAGCTTTGGCCTAAATTGGCGGGTATATTATTTACCAACATGGCACTGCGCGCTTGCGTTGTAACGGCAAAAGCACTAAAGCGGTCAATATCAAATAAAACCGATGGGCCTACATAGCGGGCATGCTCGTAAATATCGGTACGAGGTGCGTTGTTGGTATTAAAATCAACGGGGGCAAATTTTGGTAATTTCCACTTGGTAGGGATGGTAGGATGTTTGCCTAAATAATTATTATATTGATTAATACTAAAAGCAGCAGGACAAATATCTAATTTATAAATAGTACCAACAACGTTTGCCGGATTAACTTCGAGGCTATTAACACCCGCATAGGCATTGGTGGTAAAGCCAGTAAAATCTTGGCTAAACGCCGACAGTGTAAACAGCAATGTAAAAGCAAAAAGTAAAAGTATTTTGTTCATAAAAACGGGTTAAAACTGGGATTTTTTTTAGTTAAACAGGGTAAACGTGTAAAGTGGGTGTTATAGTTGCGTTCACTAAACAAGTTAAAAATTTATGCTGAAATAATATCTTACTGTTTAAGTACAAAGGTATAAAAAAATGGCAGTAAGCTCAAAAATGTTACTAAAAATTAGGCGAAGCCTTTATTCAATTTGGTGATAGCACTAAGATATATTTACAAAGTTCGTTTTATCATAGCATAAAAATCCGGATAGTTTTTTAAGGACAAAATAAAACATCCGGATTAAGCATGTAAGATGGAATTTTGACCTTTAATTTCAAGAGTTTATTTTTTCTCAAAAACCAATACCAATTTATTAAAATCGGCGGCGGCATTTATCACGGCTCTAAAAGCTTCGTAATCTTTTGCGGGCATACTTATTTTATCGTAAAATTCGTTGGCGGTAACAGTTAATTTATTGCCTTCAAGTTTGTAGTCCGAAATAAAACGGTTAATTTTTTGGCCTTTTTCGTCTTGGTAAATATCTATTTTAAGGTCGTCTAAGCCTTTCACTACATAGCCTTGTGGTATTTCAATGGTAATTATGCGCTTATAATCAACGGGGTACTGCATGTCAATAGGGTTTTGGCGTTCATGCTCTTGGTACAGCTCGGTTTGAGGGCCAATTATATTGCCAATTTTAAACAAAAAGTTGTTTCCGGCTTTTTCAATCAGGTCGGTAGCATCAAACTCGCCCGATACCGTAAAAGGTAAATCTGGCTTTGCGTTGTCGGCAAATTGGTAGTTTTTTACTTGTGTATTGCGCAGGTTTTGCGATTTCATGCCCGAGGTCAAAATTTCTTTCATCAACTCCTCTTTTTCGGGTTGCATTTGATAAATAACGCGGTACTCCATGGCACGGTATCCGGTAAAACTATGGATAATATTTGCCTTGGGGTTCATGTTTGCATCAAAATTAATTTTCGCATCAATAGTATTGTTAGTAGCTGCTGCCTTTGGCATAGGTATTTCCATTACTTGCCCCTTATGTGTTTTTGGGTCAATATACAACCCAAATTGGCCAGCTAAATGATACGGCGCAATACCCGCCCTAAAATGCACTAAAGAAGGTATAATAAACTGTTTCGTCTCCGGAAAAAACAATAATATTTCGGTAAAATTGCCCCAATTATCAAAGTTTTTATCAAAACGATATTCGGTTCTATTGCTGGTAAGTACTATATTGTGGGTAATATTGGCCTCCGATAGCAAAGCTACCATTAATACCGTCATGCCTATTTCGCTGGTTGTTTTTTTATCGAGCATGTTTTCAATGCGCGCAAACTCGGGGCCGGCGGCATCAGTAACCACAAAATTATCTTTCAAATAATTTTCAATAGCCGATATTTTTTGCGCAACAGATAATTTCTTTAATTTTAAAGGCTTTAAAGTTTTGCTAATTTCTTTCCGGATTTCTTTTTTCGATAGCTGTTGATAAAAAATTTGGCTGTAAAATGTAGCAGCTTCTTCCCAAGAGTACATTCTGTTCGGTAGCGAATGGTTGCGGTCGTAGGCTAGTTTATAATCTATGCGCGCTAAGTTGGCGCGCAAATTTGAATAGGTTTCTTCATATAAGGCGGGCAAATTATGTACGGAGCAGGATAGGATATTTTTATCTCCGGATGTTTTAAGCATTGATTTCGGAAAACCATTGTAGCCAACTGCTTCAAACTCAAGCGATTTTGGGCTTATAATTTCAAAATAGGCATCGCGCACGGCTACATCGCTCTGAAAAACTTCGCGCCCAAATACATCATCGTCTATTTTAAGTATTGAGTATAAGTATTCAACTTGGCCACCAATTTCGACTCCTTCAATGGCAAACAATTTTATATTCGAGTAGCCTTTAACATTGTCTAAGTTTTTAATGGCAGTTTTATCTAAATTTATAATTTTATTGCCATCGGCGCTAATGGCACGGGCTTGAACATTAACAATTTCGGCATCGTTTGCTAATGGAATATATACTTTATTAAATTGTTCAACAGCTTTGTCGTCGTTAATGCGTATAATTTTGTGCTCGGTTAGCAAATGTAGATATCCGGCGCTTTGTGGGTCATCGGGCGAAGCTTGATATTGGTGCAAACGGCGGTCTGTTATTACTACTGCCGACAATTTGGCCTCTTCGGGGCTTAATGTTTCCAACTTAGGTATGGTATCCCATTGAGGCAACTCAAAGCCCAAAACAGTGAGCAGCATATTTAAGTCAGGTTCGGCATCTTGCGCTTTTAACTGCGGTTCAAAACCAAAAAATAGTATAGTTGCACAAACAGCAAGGGCAAGTTTAGCTAACACAAAATGAGAAAAGGTAGTTAGTTGATTTTTCATTTTTTATTTATATAATGATTGGATGTTTTGCTTCGCAATTGACCCACTCACAAAAAGCCGTATCAGCATTTTTTTTTAAGGTTGCATAATCTCTTTAAAATAGGCGTAGGTCTGGGCCATTCCGGTTTGCCTACTTACTTGAGGAAACCAGTTTAGCAAGGTTTTAGCTTTTGTAATATTGGGTTGACGCTGTTTGGGGTCGTCTTGTGGTAAAGGTTTAAAATCAATTTTTACCTTAGCCTTGGTTAACTCAATCACCTCGGTAGCCAATTGGGTAAGGGTAATTTCTTCGGGGTTGCCAATATTAACGGGTAGGTGATAATCGCTGTGTAACAGGCGGTAAATCCCATCAATTAAATCGCTGACATAACAGAAAGAGCGAGTTTGCTGCCCGCTGCCAAATACGGTAAGGTTTTGGCCGTTCATTGCCTGGTTTAAAAAAGTGGGCAAAGCTCGGCCATCGTCAATACGCATCCGGGGGCCATAGGTATTAAAAATGCGCACTATGCGTGTTTCAATGCCGTGGTAGTTATGGTAGGCCATTGTTAATGCCTCCATATAACGTTTGGCCTCGTCGTAAACACCCCTTGGGCCAACTGGGTTTACATTGCCCCAATACTCTTCGGTTTGAGGGTGCTCTAAGGGGTCGCCGTACACCTCAGAGGTAGAGGCTACTAAAATACGTGCCTTTTTTGCCTTGGCTAAACCCAACAAATTATGCGTTCCCATAGCCCCAACTTTTAAGGTTTGGATAGGCATTTTTAAATAGTCGATAGGGCTTGCAGGCGAAGCAAAGTGTAAAATATAATGTATATCGCCCGGAACGTGAACAAATTTGGTAACATCGTGGTGGTAAAAAGAAAAATCTTTTTGTGGAAAAAGATGCTCAATATTACGCAAGCTTCCGGTTAATAAATTGTCCATGCCTACTACCTGGTAGCCATTGGCTAAAAATTTATCGCAAAGGTGCGAGCCTAAAAATCCGGCAGCACCCGTTATAAGTACACGCATTAAAGCTGTAAATTAGTAATATATAAAAAAATACTTTATGTTGATAGACCTTTATTATTAAGTGTGTATATTAATTTAATGATTTCAATTAATTTATCCGGATAATTTTTTTGTTTAACCGTTTTTGGTTTCCGGATGATATTAAAAATATTACCCTTCAACTTGGTTATCTGCTGACATCATCAATCGAATTAAATTTTTTAGCAATTTAAAGCACCGCAAACGCTAATGGTTTGTCCGCTCACATAAGTTGCCAAATCGCTGGCTAAAAACAGGGCTACGTTTGCCACTTCATCGGCTTTGCCGTAGCGCTGCATGGGTATGCCTTTCAAAAAATCGGCTTTGGTTTTTTCATCGAGTGTGTGGGTCATTTCGGTTTCAATAAAGCCGGGAGCAATAGCATTACAGCGTATATTGCGCGAGCCAAGCTCTTGTGCTACCGATTTTGTAAAGCCAATAACGCCCGCTTTGGTTGCGGCATAATTGGCCTGCCCAGCATTGCCACGCATACCAACAATAGAACTAAGGTTAATTATACTGCCCATTTTTGCCTTTAACATAGGGCGAAGTACTTGTTTGGTTAAGTTGAACACCGATTTTAAATTGTTATTCATCACATCGTCCCATTGGGTTTCGGTCATTCTAAGCATTAGGTTGTCGCGGGTAATGCCAGCGTTATTAACTAAAATATCTATGGTGCCAAACTCGGCCAATACATTATTTACCAAGGCTTCGGCATGGCTAAAACTGGCAGCATTACTTTGGTAAGCCTTTGCCTTAATGCCATAATAGTTTTGCAGGTGGGTTTCTAACTCCAAGGCTTTTTCAGCCGACGAGTCTGAAATATAAGTGAAAGCCACGGCAGCACCATGCTGGGCAAAGGTTTCGGCAATAGCGCGGCCAATACCCCGCGAGGCGCCGGTAATTAAGGCTACTTTATTTTGCAGTAATAATTGCGACATAGACTATTTTAATAATGTACTGTAAAATGATAAAATATAAATATCAAATTCTATGATAAAATTTCTTGTTTACCGCTAAACCTATTTTATTTATTTGTTTAGTAGGTTTTATATTTAACAAGTCAACCAAGTAATTTATTTACCCAGAACTAAACGCATTGTTTCGCCAATAAAAGCAGGAGATTCAACAACATGGATGCCGCATTGCCGCATAATTTCCATTTTAGCGGCGGCGGTATCGGCTTTACCTCCTACAATAGCGCCTGCGTGCCCCATAGTACGACCTGCGGGGGCGGTTTGTCCGGCAATAAAACCGACAACCGGTTTAGTGCCATGTTTTTTAACCCATTCGGCGGCTTCTGCCTCCATGCCGCCGCCAATTTCGCCAATCATAATGATACCTTCCGTTTCGGGGTCGTTCATTAGCAGTTCAACGGCTTCTTTTGTAGTAGTGCCAATAATGGGGTCGCCGCCAATGCCTATACAGGTGCTTTGCCCCATTCCCGCCTTAGTAACTTGGTCAACAGCTTCGTAGGTAAGTGTACCCGAGCGCGAAACGATGCCAACCGTACCTTTTTTATGAATAAATCCGGGCATAATGCCAACTTTTGCTTCTTCGGGGGTAATAATACCAGGGCAATTAGGCCCAATCAACCTGCATTTTGAACGTGTTTTAACAAACTGTTTTGCCCGCACCATGTCTTGTACAGGTATGCCTTCGGTAATACAAATTACCACCTCAATTCCGGCATCAGCGGCTTCCATTATTGAGTCGGCGGCAAAACGCGGCGGCACAAAAATAATAGAAACGTTGGCTCCGGTAGCATTTACGGCTTTGCTTACCGTATCAAAAATGGGTAAGTTTAAATGCGTTTGCCCCCCTTTTCCGGGTGTTACGCCTCCTATTACAGTTGTTCCGTAAGCAATCATTTGCTCGGCATGGAAACTGCCTTCTTTACCGGTAAACCCTTGTACCAACACTCGCGAGTGCTTGTTTACTAATACGCTCATATAAATTAAATAAAATGCTATTGATTACAGCTATTAAATGTTGATGATTAAAAAATAGGCTGCAAAAGTACACATTTTTAGTTAAAATTTGGCTATTTCTTAACCCAGTGGCTTTCCGGATGTTTTTGCGCGGTTGCTATCTTTCTCCGGATACAAGAGATGAATGTTTGAGTTGGTTAGTTTTTTTAATTTGGCAGCGCAGCAAAGTTTATCTTTATTTATTGCGCGTCCATGCTTGAAAAGCTTTTACAAAATAATAGACTGCCCAAGCGGGTATTATTATCATTACCAAAACCGCAAACGGTGGTTCCCAAGCCCTTTGCGGGCCTGTATTTAAATCAAATAGTTCTACAACTAAGGTCAGCAATATCAAATCTACGAACAGAATAAAAAAGCCTTTTAAGGCTAAAAATTTTGCTTCGGTATTTTTATTTTTAGATTTTGTTTGCTCGGCTATTGGTTTTCCTGTGTTCCATTCAATAGCCTTATCTGTAGCCGATGCGTGGCGGGTGCGAATGCCAAACCCTTCGCTTATTGAGGCTGGCAAGGGGGCGGGCGGTGGCTCGGAGGCATTAAAAGCGGGTTTAAATTCCGGAAAACTTGACGCCGGCCGCCAATCAGTTACGCCTTCGTACCAAACGGGGGTATCCGGAGTTATGCCTAACTGAATAATTTCGTCAAAACTTAACGGCCCTACTTCTTGCTCATCTATATAACAATAATATTTCCTTGATACATCATCCATTTTACAGTTATTTAGCTACAAAATTAAGGGCTAATTTTTATAATTGGGTGTTTAAATGGTCATTTTTTTGCTCCACTGCCCCAAGTTTGGCGCAAAATGGCAATTGCTTCGTCTATATCTGATTTAGTTTGATTTTTGCCAAATGAAAACCGCACTGCCGGATATCGCATTGAGCCGATGGCCTCGAGTACATACGATTTTACTTCGGCCCCCGAACTACAAGCACTACCACCCGATACGTACAAGCCCTCTACATCTAATTGTGCCACTATAAGGCCAGAATCGGGCACAGGAACAGTTACGTTTAAAATTTTTGCCGCCGATGCTTCATCCTCTGCAATGCCATTTATAGTTATATCCGGAAAATAATACAATAACTGGCTTCTAAAATATTGTTTTAAATCTAACAGATGGGCATATCGGCTGGGCATAACCTGGTGTGCTGCTTGTGCGGCGGCGCCTAAGCCTACAATTCCGGATACATTTTCGGTTCCGGCACGCATATTGCGCTCCTGCGAACCTCCATAAATCAAAGGTGGCAAGGTAGTTTGAGAGTTGACGTACAAAAATCCTATACCTTTGGGTGCATATAATTTATGGCCCGAACCCGATAAAAAATGGCAGCCAATTTGCTGCACACTTAAAGGCATAAATCCAAATGACTGGACGGCATCGGTATGAAAAAATGCGCCGTATTGGTTGCAAATTTCACCAATTTGTTCAATATTGGTAATATTTCCCAACTCGTTGTTTACGTGCATTAAACTTACTAAGGTGGGTATTTTTGGCTCGTTTTTTAACAAAAAAATTAATTCTTCCATTTCAAACTGGCCTTGTTGGTTTAGGTGCAGCCAGTTTATGGCAATATTTTGTTGTTGGCTAAGGGCTTTTGCGGTATTGGTTACGCAATGGTGCTCGATGGGCGATGTAATGATTCGCCGAATGCCCAAGTTTTGTATGGCGCCTCTAAAAACTAAATTGGCAGCCTCGGTGCCGCCCGAGGTAAAAAAAATTTCGCTTGTACTGCAATTTAAACTTGTGGCAATGGTTTTCCGGGCTTTTTCGATAGCAGCCCTTGCTGTGCGCCCTAATTTATGAATAGACGAGGGGTTGCCCCAGTGCTGCGTTAAATAGGGCATCATTTCGCTCAAAACATCTTCGTCAATGGGCGTGGTTGCGGCATAATCGAAGTACAACAAAACTGATTATACAAATTGAAATAAGTGAAGGGTAATAAAAAACAGGTAATTTGATTAAGAAAATAGTTCCGCTAATCATCCGGATTTTATTCTTGCTGATTAAATTTAATTTTAATTTAGGATAGCTTAATCGGCAGTACTTGTTTGTTGTTCTTATATCAAATTCATTTTTACAATCATGTAAAATCAAATTAAATCGTTTACCTGAGCTATGAGTTCGGCAAAATCCATTACTTTTATCTCGGTTTGTTGTTGTTCGCGTTCTTTTATGCCGTCTGTAAGCATGGTCATACAAAATGGGCAGCCCGAGGCCACAATAGTTGGTTGGGCAGCCAAAATATCGTCTGTACGCTCTTGGTTTACGCGGCGTGTTCCTTTTTCTTCTTCTTTAAACATTTGCGCCCCCCCGGCACCGCAGCAAAGCCCGCGCGAGCCGCAACGGCGCATTTCTACTAATTCGGCATCGAGCAGAGATAATAATTCGCGTGGGGCTTCGTAAATATTATTTGCGCGCCCCAAATAACAAGAATCATGGTAGGTAATGCGTTGGCCTTTAAAACTACCACCGCCTTTAAGTTTTAACTGGCCTTGATTAATTAATTGTTGCAAAAAAACAGTGTGGTGCATTACTTCGTAATGGCCACCTAACTGCGGATATTCGTTTTTTAAGGTATTAAAACAATGTGGGCAAGTGGTTACAATTTTTTTAACTCCATACATATTAAGTACCTCTATATTTGTAATTGCCTGCATTTGAAACAAAAACTCGTTGCCAGCCCTGCGTGCGGGGTCGCCTGTGCAGGATTCCTCTTGGCCTAAAATGGCAAAATTTACGCCACAATGATGCAAAATACGGGCAAAGGCTTTGGTAATGCGGCGGGCGCGGTCGTCGAAACTACCTGCGCAGCCCACCCAAAATAATATTTCGGGTTGTTGGTTGTTGGCGGCCATTTCGGCCATTGTGGGTACGGTAAAAGGTTGCTGATTTGACATAACTACTTAAATGGTATGATTAATAACAACAAACAATTTTTAATTTTTAAGGAGATTAAAGATTAAGATGAGTGGCATAAAAGTCAAAAATCCGGCACAATATCCGGATAATTTAACAATATCCGGAACTTATCTAAGTTTTCTAAAACCAAGTTTCTTCTAATCCTTTGCTTGAAGCAAAAAAAAAATTTTGCTTATTTACATAATATACTGTACTTTTAGCCCAAATTTTTGTGTCATACACTCATTAATATTTTTTAAATTAACTGCTGCCTATTATGCCCGAAGAAAAAGATAGTGGCCTACTTGGCCATGTTGGTAAAATTGTTGCCGTTGCCGGTGGTATTGTAACCTTAGTTATTGGTTTACAAAATGCTGGCTATTTAACAAAACCCAAACCTGCTGACGAGCCGGCTAAACCTCCCGTACATCAGGTAGAACCCTTAACTCCATCAAATAATGGTGGCTCTGATGCTCCGGGTCGTACTGGCCGCATTACCGAATTAGAAAAAAAGATCGAAGATATGGAGGCCAATGAACGGCAAAAGAAAGAGGCCGAATTACAAAGCCGGATTGAGGATTTAGAGCGCAAAGCGAAAGCGAACATGGCCAAAAACGAAGGCGGGGGCGGTCGGGTTGATGATGCAAAAAGCAGTAGGATTAGCTTATCGGGTAATTGGTATGACGACAATACGGGGGCTTCGTATGTATTTACTCAGTACGGCAACGAGGTTACTTTTCAAGAAATGACGAATTACTATGGGCAACCGATAGTTTCGGCGGCAGGTAGTGGCTATTTGCAAGGCAACACTTTAAACCTGCAATACCAAACCTTAATGGGCACAACGGGTGAAGCTACGCTTACTATAGGTGGGGATGGGGACGAGCTAACAGGTCGAACCAACGATTTTTCGACTGGCGCTTCGATGCCCTTAAATTTATACCGATAAACCTATTTTGCTCTGTTTCAAGTAAGTTTAGAATCTGCAAGGCCATGAAAAACAACCCTAACCTTATTTTAAACGAGCTTACCCCCGAAGAAAAAAGAGTTATATTGCATAAAGGTACCGAAATGCCTTTTAGCGGCACCTATAATAACCATAAACTTAACGGTACTTACCTGTGTAGGCAATGTAACAGCCCTTTGTACGAAAGTAAGCACAAGTTTGAATCGGGTTGTGGATGGCCAAGTTTTGAAGAAGAAATTCCGGGGATGGTTTTGCGTTTGCCCGATGCCGATGGTCGCCGGATAGAAATCGTTTGTGCAACTTGTCAAGGCCATTTAGGGCATGTGTTTTACGGGGAACAATTTACCTTCAAAAATTCGAGGCACTGTGTAAATTCTATTTCGTTAAAATTTACACCTCAACTTTATAATCATCAGTACCACCGCATTGTGTTGGCGGGTGGTTGTTTTTGGGGCAAGCAGTACTTTTGGCAGCAGCAGCTTGGCATTATCAGCACCATAGTTGGTTTTACGGGTGGACATTTGCCTTTTCCGACATCAATACAAGTGGCAAACAATTTAAGTGGGCATACTGAGGCAGTACAAATTACCTACAATCCGGAAATTGTTACCACCAAAGCTTTGCTTCAAACTTATTTTGAACATTACCAATTTACGCATCCTCATGGCCTAAAATCTTATTATCGCTCCGGCATATTTTATTACACACCTTCACAGGCCGAAACAGCACAGCAACTAAAACAACAACTTATCTTAAAGGGCTATCAAATTGATACCGTTATTGAACCTATTGCCAATTTTTACCCCGCCGAAGATAAGCATCAGAATTATTACCAACGACAAGGCAAAGATCCGGAAAATATGCCCAAACGCACTATTTTGTTTCCGGAAAACGAAGTTGCGCTATAAATCGAAATGAAAAACCCCATTTTATTAGCATCAATTAGTGTGCTAAAAAAGCGGGGCTATATCTAAATCAGTTGAAATATAAAAAAAGTTAGCGTTAATCTTTTAATTAGCCTTGCAAGGCAGCGGCGCCGCTAACAATTTCGGTAATTTCGGTGGTAATGGCTGCTTGGCGGGCACGGTTATATTGAATACTAAGGTCGCGCAATAACTCTTCGGCGTTGTTGGTTGCATTATCCATTGAAGTCATCCGGGCACCTTGTTCGCTGGTATTACTGTCTAACAAATATCTAAAAAATTGTGTTTTTAAAATTTTAGGCACTAATTCTTTTAATATCTGTTCTTTATCGGGTTCGTATAGGTAATCGGGTTTTATATCTTCTTTTGGGGCATTTCCGGCATTTTTGGCACTACTTTTTTTAGCGATATCTGGTTTTTCTAATTTAACAACGGGCAAAAAAGTATCAACTAACGGAATTTGAACAATTTGGTTTTTAAACTGATTGTAAGCAACATGTATAATATCGTATTGTTTGCTTAGAAACTGCTGCATAATCAATTCGGCCAAGGCTGCGCTATCATCAAAATTAAGGTCTTGGAATAGATTAATATAGTCAGTATTTAATTTTACCGGCTCGCGTTTTAGCAGGTCATAGCCTTTTTTGCCAATAAACATTAGTGTTACATTTCCGGATGCTTTTTGTTGGGCATATTGGGTATTAATGGTATTTCGCACCATTTTAGAAATGCTCGAATTAAAAGCGCCGCAAAGGCCACGGTCAGATGTAACTAAAATTATAAGTATATTTTCGGCAGGGCGTTGTGTGCCAAAGGCCATCCCGCCGCCTGAATCGCCGCCCGACATTAAATTGCCCATAATACCGTAAAGTTTGTCGGCATAAGGGCGTATTTTAATGATACGGTCTTGGGCTTTCCTGAGTTTTGAGGCGGCCACTAATTTCATGGCCTTTGTAATTTGTTGCGTTTTTTTTACCGATACAATTCGGTTGCGAACCTCTTTTAATTGACCTGGCATATATATTTATAAAAATATTTTATAATTAAAATTTAATTTCAAACCTTGTAAAAGGTCGTAACCGTATAGGTAGTGTTACGACCTTTTATTTTTATTGGTTTGATTATTGCGCTTTACTATTTACTTACCGATAAAGCACATTCTTTAGCTAGTTCAGTCAATTTAGATGCTAAATCGGCAGTGATTTCGCCTTTTTTCTCGCGCAATTGGGCTAATACTTCCGGATGGCGTTTTTCAAGTGAAGTTAAAAATACCTGTTCAAATTCGCGCACTCTGTTTTGCGGAACTTCGCGAAGCAAATTATTTGTACTAAGATAAATAATAGCTACTTGTTTTTCAACCGGATAAGGGGTGTACTGCGGTTGTTTTAATACCTCTACGTTGCGCGCACCTT
This genomic window contains:
- the atpG gene encoding ATP synthase F1 subunit gamma, with amino-acid sequence MPGQLKEVRNRIVSVKKTQQITKAMKLVAASKLRKAQDRIIKIRPYADKLYGIMGNLMSGGDSGGGMAFGTQRPAENILIILVTSDRGLCGAFNSSISKMVRNTINTQYAQQKASGNVTLMFIGKKGYDLLKREPVKLNTDYINLFQDLNFDDSAALAELIMQQFLSKQYDIIHVAYNQFKNQIVQIPLVDTFLPVVKLEKPDIAKKSSAKNAGNAPKEDIKPDYLYEPDKEQILKELVPKILKTQFFRYLLDSNTSEQGARMTSMDNATNNAEELLRDLSIQYNRARQAAITTEITEIVSGAAALQG